ATCAGCTCGGAGTCCTCGGTGAACACCGCCTGTGACCGCGAACTGGCGCCGTACACCGCGGCGGTGGATTTCACCACCAGCTTGCGCACCTGCGGCGATCGCTGACACGCGGCGAGCAGGCGCATGGTGCCGATCACGTTCACCTCCTTGATCGCCGTCCGGCGGCCGGGGCCGGCCGGGTGGCAGGTGGTGGAGGCGTGCACCACGGTGTCGACCTGTGCGGTGCTGATCACCTTGGCGATCAGCGGGTTGCGGATGTCGGCGCGGACGAATTCGGCCCGGCCCATGCGCTGGAGCACGGACTTGGCCGGCGGGGTGGTGTCGACGCCGATCACGCGCTCGAGGTCGGGGTTGCTGCCGAGGCGGGCGAGCAGGCGCCCGCCGAGCTCTCCGCCGACTCCGGTGACGAGCACGATCTTGGACGGCATTCGGCCCCCTGGCGGGTGTGTGCGGGCATCGGTTCCTCGGGCGGGACAGCCGCAACTCCGGACGCTGTCACTCAGTGCGCGGCTGGTTACGCAAGACCGTATCGCGCTGGCGCACCCGAGATGTTACCGCGCGACGGGCAGGCCGGAAGACCGTCTTACCTGCTGTTAACGCAGCTCAACCGATTCCGGGGACGGACCACACTAATGGCGGCGGCCCGCCCGGCTGAGCCGGACGGGCCGTTCGCTGCGTTGCTTCACGCAGCCGATGGAACCTGTGGTTCGCCGCTCACTTGCCCTGCTTGCGACGCTGCATCCGCGTGCGGCGCAACAGCTTGCGGTGCTTCTTCTTGGACATGCGCTTGCGGCGCTTCTTGATGACCGAGCCCACAGGTGCTCCTTAACCTCTCGTCAGTGATCACCCGGCCCGGCGCGGCGTACAGCGCAACAGGACGAGCGGCCTATCAGGTTACCGGTGGCCGGACGGCCACCGGTCGGCGGGGGAGGTGTCATCCCACGTCGTAGTAGGCGCTGTCCAGATATTCGTGCACCGACTTCTCCGGCACCCGGAACGATTTCCCGACCCTGACGGCCGGGAGCTCACCCGAGTGCACGAGCCGGTAGACGGTCATCTTGGAGACCCGCATCAGCGTGGCCACCTCGGCAACCGTCAGGAACTGGACCTGGCGTGGTGGTGTCAGGTCCTCTTGTTTCTTCTTCGTCGGCATAGTCACCGCGTCCTTCGACACGTGTCGCGCCGCGCGGCTTCCCCACCGGCGGTACCGACACGCACGTGCTTCTAGCGAGGGTAGCGGGACAGGTGAGACTAATGCGACGCCTGTCACCGGAAATGGCCCCAACCAGGCCCGATATCGCCAACATTCGCCCGTTTGCTGGCCAGCCACCTGGGGGAACAGGCGCCCGTGCGTCGCCGGAGACCACTCTCGGCGGTGTGTCGCGCTGCCTCGATCAGTCGTGCGCGTTGCCCAGTTCGACCGATCGGTCACGCGCCGCTTCGATGGCCGCGATCAGTGCCGCGCGCACCCCGTGGTTCTCCAGTTCGCGGATCGCGTTGATCGTGGTGCCGGCCGGCGAGGTGACCGCTTCACGGAGCGTGACCGGGTGCTCCCCGGTCTCCGCGAGCATTTTCGCCGCGCCGACGGCGGACTGCACGATCAGCTTCTCGGCGATGTTGCGCGGCAGGCCGAGCAGGATGCCCGCGTCGATCATGGCCTCGACCAGGAAGAAGAAGTAGGCCGGACCGGAACCGGAGAGCGCGGTGACCGCGTCCTGCTGCGATTCGGGCACCCTGACCACGCTGCCGACGCAGGTGAGCAGCTCCTCGACCAGTGCCAAATGGTCGGCGGTGGCGTACCGACCGGGTGAAATCGCGCTCATCGCCTCACCGACCACCATCGGGGTGTTCGGCATCACCCGGACGACGGGGGTGCCGTCGGCGAGCCGCCGCTCGTAGAGGGCTGTCGGCAGGCCCGCGCACAGCGAGACGACCAGGGTCTCCTGGCGCAGGAGCGGGCCCAGCTCGTCGAGCAGCGGCTCGATGTCCTGGGGCTTGACCGCGACGATCAGCACGTCGGCCAGCTTCGCGGCCTCCGGCACGTCGACCCCGCGCACGCCGTAGCGGCGGGTCAGCTCCTCCACGCGCTCCGGATAGCGCTCGGTGAACAGCAGCTCGTCGGGCTTGCGCCCGCCGTGCAGCAGCCCCGACAGGAGGGCCTCGCCGATCTTTCCCGCTCCGAGCACCGCGATGACAGCCATGCCCCGATTATCACCGGGGCGCGGGGGTCAGCTCCCGGGGGCCAGTGCCAGCTGCCGCGACTGGCAGATCAGGCGACCGGCCGAGTCGATCACGGTGGCGTCCGAGTCGAACCAGGCTTCGTGGATGGACCGGCAGTCGACCTGCACGCGGAGCCAGCCCGGCGCCGGTCGGCAGCGGACCAGCGCGGTCAGCTGCACGGTCGGCGCCCAGCCCATCCGGCCCACGTTGAACACCACCGGCGGGTTCACGTCCCCGGCGAGCAGCGCGAAGTACGGGTCCGGCTGCCCGACTCGCGGCCGGACCCACAGCCGGATCCGCGGCGCGTCCGCGGTCCGCCCCGCCAGGTAGCCGACGGTCGCCGGGTCGAGCCGGACGTCGCAGGCCTTCGCCAGGTTGAACGCGCCTTCGGCGGTGTTGCCGCCGATCTGGATCGCGCCCGGCGGCGGTTCGGCGGGCACCGGCGGCACGTCCGTCCACTCCGGACGGCGGACGGGCAGCCGCCCGGTGGTCACCCTGGCCTCGACGCAGCTGCGCCCGCGCTGCTCCAGCCGCACCCCGACGACGGTGGCGCGACGGCCCAGCTTGTGCAGTTCGGTGCGCAGCAGCACCGGCCCGATGGCCGGCGGGTGCAGGAACTCGGCCGAGACCACCAGCGGTTCCGCCTGCGGCTCACCGCGTTCGGCGAGCGCCGACTGCGCGGCCCTGGCCAGCAGCGCCAGCAGGAAACCGCCGTGCGGATGGGTGCCGATCGACCACTCCGGCCGCAGGTCGGCGGTGAACGTGCCGTCGCTCAGCGAGCGGACCGAAATCGCCGCGCCGAACGGCACGGCCTCTTCCGCTGCGCTCACGAACGGCTGGCCAGCGCGCGCAGGAAAAAGCCGAGGTTCGCCGGGCGCTCGGCAAGGCGCCGCATCAGGTAGCCGTACCACTGCTCCCCGAACGGGACGTACACCCGCACGGTCTCCCCCTCCCCGGCCAGCCGGCGCTGCTCGTCCGGCCGGATCCCGTACAACATCTGGAACTCGTAGCTGCCCTGCTTGCGCCCGTACCAGCGCGCCCGCTCCCCGAGGATCTCCACCAGTCTCGGGTCGTGCGTGGCGAACATCGGGTAACCGTCACCCGACAGCAGCGCGTTCGCCGCCCGCACGTAACTCCGGTCCACCTCGTGCGCGGTGGCGAAGGCCACGGACTCCGGCTCCGCGTAGGCACCCTTGCACAGCCGGACCCTGGACCCGGCGAGCGCCACCGCGTCCGCCTCGGTCCGGCGCAGGTACGACTGCAGCACCGCGCCCACCCACGGCCAGGTGCGGCGCAGCTGGGCGACCGTGGCCAGGGTGGCGTCGGTGGTGGTGTGGTCCTCCATGTCGAAGGTGACCGTGGTGCCGCACTGCTCGGCCGCGGCGCAGATCCGGTAGGCGTTGTCCACGCTCAGCCGTCCGGACAGCTTCTGCCCGACGGCCGACAGCTTGACGCTCACCTCCGCGTACCGCGCCAGCCCCTCGCCGTGCAGCTGGTCCAGCAGGGTCAGGTAGGTCCGCACGGTGCGCTCGGCCAGC
The genomic region above belongs to Amycolatopsis sp. YIM 10 and contains:
- a CDS encoding helix-turn-helix domain-containing protein; its protein translation is MPTKKKQEDLTPPRQVQFLTVAEVATLMRVSKMTVYRLVHSGELPAVRVGKSFRVPEKSVHEYLDSAYYDVG
- the proC gene encoding pyrroline-5-carboxylate reductase, with amino-acid sequence MAVIAVLGAGKIGEALLSGLLHGGRKPDELLFTERYPERVEELTRRYGVRGVDVPEAAKLADVLIVAVKPQDIEPLLDELGPLLRQETLVVSLCAGLPTALYERRLADGTPVVRVMPNTPMVVGEAMSAISPGRYATADHLALVEELLTCVGSVVRVPESQQDAVTALSGSGPAYFFFLVEAMIDAGILLGLPRNIAEKLIVQSAVGAAKMLAETGEHPVTLREAVTSPAGTTINAIRELENHGVRAALIAAIEAARDRSVELGNAHD
- a CDS encoding proline dehydrogenase family protein, whose amino-acid sequence is MNPVRSTILAAAGNDRLRRLVATAPGTRSVVERFVAGESCARAVEAVRGLAADGLTATLDYLGEDTTDAELAERTVRTYLTLLDQLHGEGLARYAEVSVKLSAVGQKLSGRLSVDNAYRICAAAEQCGTTVTFDMEDHTTTDATLATVAQLRRTWPWVGAVLQSYLRRTEADAVALAGSRVRLCKGAYAEPESVAFATAHEVDRSYVRAANALLSGDGYPMFATHDPRLVEILGERARWYGRKQGSYEFQMLYGIRPDEQRRLAGEGETVRVYVPFGEQWYGYLMRRLAERPANLGFFLRALASRS
- a CDS encoding 30S ribosomal protein bS22, whose translation is MGSVIKKRRKRMSKKKHRKLLRRTRMQRRKQGK
- a CDS encoding thioesterase family protein; translated protein: MSAAEEAVPFGAAISVRSLSDGTFTADLRPEWSIGTHPHGGFLLALLARAAQSALAERGEPQAEPLVVSAEFLHPPAIGPVLLRTELHKLGRRATVVGVRLEQRGRSCVEARVTTGRLPVRRPEWTDVPPVPAEPPPGAIQIGGNTAEGAFNLAKACDVRLDPATVGYLAGRTADAPRIRLWVRPRVGQPDPYFALLAGDVNPPVVFNVGRMGWAPTVQLTALVRCRPAPGWLRVQVDCRSIHEAWFDSDATVIDSAGRLICQSRQLALAPGS